In the Terriglobales bacterium genome, GCGTCACCCATGCCCGACCCGGCCACCGACGCTGCGCACCAGGGCGTGTACTGCGACGGCGTCTGTCACGAGGTCAAGCCGAAGTACGGTCTGAAGAAAACGCCTGGCGGGAAGAGTGGCGCGAAACCGAAAACGACGGAAGCGGCGGTGCACTTGAAATGAATGTGTTCGTTGTAGGCCTGGATCACTGGCTCCAGCCTTATGACCTGCAGGAGTATGCCGATGACGCTCGGAGGGAAGAACGTAAGATCAAGGGGCAGTTCTATGAGTTCCTCGACGACCTAATCAAGAAGGAGAAGATCAGTTTTGTCGGAGAGGAATGCAGACCGGGCGAGAAGACGATTCCACGAGAGTTGGCTCGTGAAAACCGCTGCGAGTACGGTGAGATTGATATGCCGCAAGATCTTCGCAGAGCCGCCAACATCCCCGAAGATTATGAGCAGCATCAGGGTGCGGTGCGCGACCGAGGCATTTCACTGCGCGAGGACTACATGGTGAAGCGCTTTCGAGAACTAAAGACTATGGATGGTCCCGGACTCGTAATCTGCGGTGCTGAGCACATCCCGGGTCTAGAGAAGCTTCTCGCATGCAATGGCGACAAGGTGTTCACCACCGATGTCCGCGCGGCAGCTTGGTATGACACGATCCTGAACAAGTTCCTACGCGGTGAGATTTAGAACCTATGGCACAGGTCACCTATCTCGAAGCGATTCGGCAGGGGTTGTGGGAGGAGATGGAGCGCGATCCCAGCGTCTTCTGCATCGGCGAGGACATCGGCATCTACGGGGGCGCCTTCAAGGTCACCGACGGCTTCATCCACCACTTCGGGCCGGAGCGGGTGGTGGACACGCCCATCGCCGAGTCGGCCATCGTGGGCGCGGCCTTCGGCGCGGCCCTCACCGGGCTGCGGCCGGTCGCGGAGTTCCAGTTCATTGACTTCATCGGCTGCGCCTTCAACCAGATCACCAACATGCTGGCCAAGTCGCACTACCGCTGGGGCGCGCCCGCACCCATCGTGCTGCGTGGGCCGTGCGGGGGCGGCGTCCACGGCGGGCCGTTCCACTCGCAGAATCCCGAGATGTATTTCGTGCACACGCCGGGGATGAAGGTGATCGCGCCCGCCACCGCCTACGACGCCAAGGGTCTCATCAAGTCGGCCATCCGCGACAACAATCCCGTGCTCTACCTGGAGCACAAGTTCCTCTACCGACGCATCAAGGAAGAGCTGCCGGAGGACGATTACACGGTGCCAATCGGAAAAGCACGGATCGCGCGCGAGGGGCGGCACGTGAGCGTCATCACCTACGCGGCTATGGTGCACACGGCGCTGGAAGCAGCGGAGACGCTGGCGAAAGGAGGTGTCGAACTCGAGGTCATCGACCTGCGCACCCTGCTGCCACTGGACCGCGAAGCCATCGCCGAAACGGTGAAGAAGACGAATAAGGTCATCGTTCTGCACGAAGACACCAAGACCGGCGGCATCGCCGGCGAGATCGAGGCCATCATCAACGAAGAAGCCTTCGATTGGCTCGACGCGCCCATCGTGCGCATCACATCGAAAGACACGCCGGTACCCTTCTCGCCGCCTCTAGAGGACGTTTTTCTGCCCAGTGCGAAAGACGTGGTCGAGAAGGCACGCTGGCTGCGGAGCTATTGATGTTCTACCTGCTGAAGACCGAGCCCTCCGAGTACAGCTTCGCCGACCTGCAACGCGACAAACAGACCGTCTGGGATGGGGTCACCAATCCTGTTGCGCTGAGGAATCTGCGCGAGATGCTGCCGGGCGCGAAGCTCGTGATCTATCACACGGGCGATGAGAAGCAGGTCGTGGGCACAGCGTCGGTCTTGTCTGTGGACGCTAGTGATCCGAAGAATCCCCGGGTCAAGATCGCCGCCGGCGCCGCGGTGAAGAAACCGACGACCCTGGCCGAGATCAAAGCCAACAAGCTTTTCAAAGATTCGCCACTGGTCCGGCAGGGGCGGCTGTCGGTCGTCCCGCTCACCGAGGCGCACTACAAGGCGATCGTGGGCTGATGCAGCTTCCGCGCGCGCTGGCCGATGGGATCGAATCCCTCATCGAGGGCCGCGATCTCAAGACCATCCGGCGCGCCAGCGATGAACTGAGCGAGAGCTACCGGACCGATAAACCGAAGACCGCGCTGGACACTCCCGAACATCGCCTCGCCTATCTGCTGATTCGCCTGCCCGCGACCTATGCTGCGGTTTCCTCCGTTCTGAAGGAAGTACGCGCGCGGATCGGCGACGTGCGCAGCGTGCTCGACCTGGGAGCGGGGCCGGGCACGGCGGCGTGGGCGGCCACAGAAATCTTTCCGGAACTCGAGCGCGTCGCCCTGATCGAGCGTGATGTGGAAATGATGGCGGTGGGGAAAAAACTTGCGGCCGGGCACTCTCTGCTCGGCCACGCCCAGTGGATCACCGGCGACCTGCGCTCGGTGAAGTTCGAGTCCCACGATCTGGTGATTGCGGCGTATGCCTTGGGCGAACTGGACAGCAGCGACGGCCCTCAGGCCGTCACAGCCAAGGTGTGGGCTGCCTCGCAAAAGGCTCTCGCCATCCTCGAGCCGGGCACGCCGCGCGGCTTCGCTTCCCTGCTGCCTCTGCGCGAGGCCCTGCTCGCGCAAGGCCAGCACATCGCCGCTCCCTGCCCCGCCGATGCGGAATGTCCGATGCAGGATCGGCCCGGAGATTGGTGCCACTTCGCTGCGCGCCTGGAGCGCACCTCGCTGCACCGGCGTCTCAAGTCCGGAGAGCTCGGCTACGAAGACGAGAAGTTTTCCTACGTCGTCTTCGCCCGCGACCAAGCTGCACCGCAGGCGCCGGCGCGCATCCTGCGCCATCCGGTGCATGGCAAAGGGCACATCAAGCTGATGCTGTGTGAGGCCCCAAAGGTCCGCGAGGTCACCGTCGCCAAGTCGGACGGCGAAGCGTTCCGGGCAGCTCGGCGGGCACGCTGGGGAGACCCGTGGCCTCCGGCGCGCTGAAATCGCGAAGCCGACCCGCCTCCGCCGGCATCACACAGGTGCGGCACGCGCTTGCGCCGAGTTATTTATAATGTCCGATTGCGATTCCGCTGCCGGGCCATCCAGCAGCACTGTGGGGAAGGAAGAAACATGCCGACCGACGTAGTCATGCCCCAGATGGGCGAATCGATCTTTGAGGGCACGCTCACCAAGTGGCTGAAGAAGCCCGGGGAGAAGGTGCAGCGCGACGAGCCGCTGTTCGAGATCTCGACCGACAAAGTGGACGCCGAGATTCCCGCGCCCGCCAGCGGCACCCTGGGCGAGATCAAGGTGAAGGAAGGGACGACGGTGCAGGTGAACACCGTCGTGGCCACCATCGTGGCCGAGGGCGAAGCGGCCGGCGCAGGGGCGGCCAGCAAAACCCCTCCGGCGGCGAAGGCCCCGGCCCCGCCGCCGCCCACGCAGGCAGCCGAAGCGGCGGCGCCGCGCAAGGTCGAATCCGTCGCGCCTCCGCAGCAGCAGGCGGTCGCGCAGCACAAGGAGAGCGTGATCGAGTTCCCGCACGGCGAGGGTGAAGAGGGGCGCGTGCGCTCCAGCCCGCTGGTGCGCCGCATCGCCAAGGAGCAGGGCGTGGACCTGGCGCAGGTGCAAGGCAGCGGACTGGGCGGGCGCATCACCAAGGACGACATCCAGAGCTTCATCGCGCAGCACGGTGGTGGCGCGGCGGCGCCCTCGCGCGCGGCCCCGGCGCCGCGTCCGGCCGAGGTCACGCAACGGGCCGCAGCTCCTGCGCCTGCGATACCCGAGCGTGGGCCCATCGCCGTCCCCGGCGAGCTGGTGCCGATGTCGCAGATGCGCAAGGTCATCGCCCAGCGCATGGTGGAGTCGAAGCACACCAGCGCGCACGTGCACTCGGTGTTCGAAGTGGATGTCACCCGCATCGTGCGCCTGCGCGAACGCGAGAAAGCGAAATTCGAGCAGGTGAACGGCATCCGCCTGACCATGATGCCGTTCTTCGCGCGCGCGGTGGTGAACGCCATCCGCCAGCACCCCATCGTCAACAGCTCGGTCG is a window encoding:
- a CDS encoding alpha-ketoacid dehydrogenase subunit beta, translated to MAQVTYLEAIRQGLWEEMERDPSVFCIGEDIGIYGGAFKVTDGFIHHFGPERVVDTPIAESAIVGAAFGAALTGLRPVAEFQFIDFIGCAFNQITNMLAKSHYRWGAPAPIVLRGPCGGGVHGGPFHSQNPEMYFVHTPGMKVIAPATAYDAKGLIKSAIRDNNPVLYLEHKFLYRRIKEELPEDDYTVPIGKARIAREGRHVSVITYAAMVHTALEAAETLAKGGVELEVIDLRTLLPLDREAIAETVKKTNKVIVLHEDTKTGGIAGEIEAIINEEAFDWLDAPIVRITSKDTPVPFSPPLEDVFLPSAKDVVEKARWLRSY
- a CDS encoding EVE domain-containing protein, translating into MFYLLKTEPSEYSFADLQRDKQTVWDGVTNPVALRNLREMLPGAKLVIYHTGDEKQVVGTASVLSVDASDPKNPRVKIAAGAAVKKPTTLAEIKANKLFKDSPLVRQGRLSVVPLTEAHYKAIVG
- a CDS encoding small ribosomal subunit Rsm22 family protein — translated: MQLPRALADGIESLIEGRDLKTIRRASDELSESYRTDKPKTALDTPEHRLAYLLIRLPATYAAVSSVLKEVRARIGDVRSVLDLGAGPGTAAWAATEIFPELERVALIERDVEMMAVGKKLAAGHSLLGHAQWITGDLRSVKFESHDLVIAAYALGELDSSDGPQAVTAKVWAASQKALAILEPGTPRGFASLLPLREALLAQGQHIAAPCPADAECPMQDRPGDWCHFAARLERTSLHRRLKSGELGYEDEKFSYVVFARDQAAPQAPARILRHPVHGKGHIKLMLCEAPKVREVTVAKSDGEAFRAARRARWGDPWPPAR
- the sucB gene encoding 2-oxoglutarate dehydrogenase, E2 component, dihydrolipoamide succinyltransferase — translated: MPTDVVMPQMGESIFEGTLTKWLKKPGEKVQRDEPLFEISTDKVDAEIPAPASGTLGEIKVKEGTTVQVNTVVATIVAEGEAAGAGAASKTPPAAKAPAPPPPTQAAEAAAPRKVESVAPPQQQAVAQHKESVIEFPHGEGEEGRVRSSPLVRRIAKEQGVDLAQVQGSGLGGRITKDDIQSFIAQHGGGAAAPSRAAPAPRPAEVTQRAAAPAPAIPERGPIAVPGELVPMSQMRKVIAQRMVESKHTSAHVHSVFEVDVTRIVRLREREKAKFEQVNGIRLTMMPFFARAVVNAIRQHPIVNSSVEGEAIRYHQNINLGIAVALDWGLIVPVVRNAEDLSFVGLQRAISDVAERARAKKLRPDDVQGGTFTITNPGVFGPLFGMPIINQPQVAILGMGGIFKTPVVRTDEDGSDAIVIRHIIHLSLGYDHRIVDGADADRFLATLKKILEGWNESIY